The following proteins are co-located in the Paenibacillus sp. FSL H8-0079 genome:
- a CDS encoding DEAD/DEAH box helicase, giving the protein MANFEQLGIRPEWCEILKHQGITVPTPVQERSIPVLLGGRDIIAEAQTGTGKTLAFLLPIIQKINVSDRSPQALIIAPTRELALQITEEAKKLTANDDKLHVLAVYGGQDVDKQLRKLQNGTQIVIGTPGRLLDHLRRGTLKLDNVKKLVLDEADQMLHMGFLDDVETILSELPHKRQTMLFSATMPKGIRNLAKTYMKDPEDVKVSSQSVIPIKQIRQQVLECTDRGKLEALRGMIDTYRPYLAIIFCRTKRRASKLNQDLREAGYASDELHGDLSQSKRENVMKAFRDAKLQVLVATDVAARGLDVEGVTHVFNYDMPHDAESYIHRIGRTGRAGGTGLAVTFATEHDRPELARIEQGIDQKLSRIQWTSEGPIASTGAARRSINSQGDDERSGGRSSGTGSARRGAGRNDRRDGGRGGRGSRGGEGGRSEGGRSGGRSGGRSSDSSRGAASQGGRGAGRSGDERSAGRGSARSSDSSRGAAGQGGRAASSGWAGRSADKRTSGRSSEGSRRPESAGRGPAKGDRRDSRRGR; this is encoded by the coding sequence TTGGCAAACTTTGAACAACTGGGCATTCGCCCGGAATGGTGTGAGATCCTGAAACATCAGGGCATCACCGTGCCGACTCCGGTACAGGAGCGTTCGATTCCGGTACTACTGGGTGGACGCGATATTATTGCCGAGGCACAGACAGGCACAGGGAAAACGCTGGCTTTTTTGCTGCCGATTATTCAGAAAATTAACGTATCCGACCGTTCCCCGCAAGCGCTGATTATCGCGCCTACGCGTGAGCTTGCGCTGCAAATTACGGAAGAAGCGAAGAAGCTTACTGCTAACGACGATAAACTGCACGTGCTTGCCGTATACGGTGGGCAGGATGTGGACAAGCAACTGCGTAAATTGCAGAACGGTACCCAGATCGTTATTGGTACACCGGGTCGTCTGCTGGATCACCTGCGTCGGGGCACGTTGAAGCTTGATAATGTGAAAAAACTGGTGCTGGATGAAGCCGACCAAATGCTGCACATGGGCTTCCTGGACGATGTGGAGACGATTCTTAGCGAGCTTCCACATAAACGTCAGACAATGCTGTTCTCAGCAACGATGCCAAAGGGCATTCGCAACCTGGCGAAGACCTACATGAAAGATCCGGAAGATGTAAAAGTGTCTTCCCAATCTGTTATCCCGATCAAACAGATTCGCCAGCAGGTGCTGGAATGTACGGATCGCGGTAAGCTCGAAGCGCTTCGCGGCATGATTGATACGTATCGCCCATACTTGGCGATTATTTTCTGCCGGACCAAGCGTCGTGCATCCAAGCTGAACCAAGATCTGCGTGAAGCAGGTTATGCAAGTGATGAACTTCATGGAGATCTGTCCCAATCCAAGCGTGAGAACGTAATGAAAGCGTTCCGCGATGCCAAACTGCAAGTACTCGTTGCTACAGATGTAGCTGCACGTGGACTTGATGTTGAAGGCGTAACGCATGTATTTAACTACGATATGCCGCATGATGCGGAAAGTTATATCCACCGGATCGGTCGTACGGGCCGTGCAGGCGGTACAGGTCTTGCTGTAACGTTTGCAACAGAGCACGACAGACCAGAACTTGCACGTATTGAACAAGGTATCGACCAGAAGCTGTCCCGCATCCAGTGGACGAGCGAAGGTCCAATTGCTTCAACTGGAGCAGCTAGACGTTCCATCAACAGTCAGGGTGATGACGAACGTTCAGGCGGACGTTCTTCCGGAACAGGCAGTGCCCGTCGCGGTGCAGGCCGTAACGATCGCAGAGACGGCGGACGTGGGGGTCGTGGTTCCCGCGGCGGTGAAGGTGGACGCAGTGAAGGCGGCCGCAGTGGTGGTCGTAGCGGTGGCCGCAGTAGCGACAGCAGTCGCGGAGCAGCAAGCCAAGGTGGACGCGGTGCGGGTCGCAGTGGCGACGAGCGCAGCGCAGGTCGTGGTTCCGCGCGCAGCAGCGACAGCAGTCGCGGTGCAGCGGGCCAAGGCGGCCGCGCAGCTAGCAGCGGCTGGGCTGGCCGTAGTGCCGACAAGCGCACCTCCGGGCGCAGCAGCGAAGGCTCTCGCCGTCCGGAATCCGCAGGACGCGGACCGGCGAAGGGCGACCGTCGCGATTCTCGTCGCGGACGGTAA
- a CDS encoding AarF/ABC1/UbiB kinase family protein, which translates to MAVRIKHVGRYREIAMALVRHGFGYMVEELGLFQLLALPRRWMSREAHTTKTLSERIRLVLQELGPAFVKLGQLASTRADLLPESVIRELVKLQDQVPPFSSETARGILEQELDTPLEEIFSRFEDTPVAAASIGQVHLGKLQSGESVAIKIQRPGISRIVQRDLDILRELTAMAEKRWDWVKQYQIPQMVEEYAQALMAELDYTVEGRNTEKIAQQYQQDNKVKIPTIYWDQTSSRVLTMEYIEGIKLNDREELVRRGHDLNNIAERLVDSLLNQIFIQGFFHADPHPGNLMVLKDGRLAFIDFGMVGSLSDEMKQQLASLIIGLMRKDTDSMIRAIEKLGMMPDDMDLRGLHVDLDKLRTKYYDIPFSKISVGQALNDLFGVAQRHRVVMPADILLLGKSLLTMEGVIEHLDPSLSIVDMAEPFGRKLIKERFSAGRIKNRLFRSAADMAESVIGLPGQLRQLSSIISKGKLRLEISVPELDALMRRMDQISNRLSFSIVLLAFCIIMVGLIIGSSISHQSTMLWDIPVIEIGFLVAILMVAFLLYSIFKSGRF; encoded by the coding sequence ATGGCAGTGCGAATCAAACATGTCGGCAGATACCGTGAAATTGCCATGGCGCTAGTGCGTCATGGCTTCGGTTATATGGTCGAGGAGTTGGGCTTGTTCCAGCTGCTGGCTCTGCCCAGACGGTGGATGTCGCGTGAAGCACACACCACCAAAACGTTGAGTGAACGCATCAGGCTTGTGCTGCAGGAGCTGGGGCCAGCTTTCGTCAAGCTGGGGCAACTCGCAAGCACAAGGGCAGATCTATTGCCTGAGTCTGTCATTCGCGAGCTGGTGAAGTTGCAAGATCAGGTCCCGCCTTTCTCTTCCGAGACGGCACGGGGTATTTTGGAACAGGAATTGGATACACCGCTGGAGGAGATCTTTTCCCGGTTCGAGGATACCCCTGTAGCTGCGGCCAGCATTGGACAGGTGCATCTGGGCAAACTTCAAAGCGGTGAATCGGTAGCCATCAAGATTCAGCGGCCAGGCATATCGCGTATTGTGCAGCGTGACCTGGACATCTTGCGTGAGCTGACAGCCATGGCGGAGAAGCGCTGGGATTGGGTGAAACAATATCAGATTCCGCAAATGGTAGAAGAATACGCTCAGGCGTTGATGGCCGAGCTGGATTATACGGTCGAAGGCCGGAATACGGAAAAGATTGCACAGCAATATCAACAGGACAACAAGGTCAAAATCCCGACAATTTACTGGGACCAGACTTCATCACGTGTACTCACTATGGAGTATATCGAAGGTATCAAGCTCAATGATCGTGAAGAACTGGTCAGACGCGGTCATGATCTGAACAATATTGCCGAGCGGCTGGTGGATTCATTATTAAATCAGATTTTTATTCAGGGTTTCTTTCACGCTGACCCACATCCGGGCAATCTGATGGTATTGAAGGATGGACGTCTTGCTTTTATAGACTTCGGTATGGTGGGCAGTCTGAGCGACGAGATGAAACAACAGCTCGCTTCACTTATTATTGGGTTAATGCGCAAAGATACGGACAGTATGATCCGGGCGATTGAGAAATTGGGCATGATGCCAGATGACATGGACCTGCGTGGTCTTCATGTGGATTTGGACAAGTTACGTACCAAATATTACGATATTCCCTTTTCCAAGATTAGTGTGGGTCAGGCGTTGAATGACTTGTTCGGCGTAGCTCAGAGGCACCGGGTTGTCATGCCTGCTGATATTCTGCTGCTAGGTAAGTCTTTACTAACGATGGAAGGTGTAATCGAACATCTTGATCCTTCCCTGAGCATTGTAGATATGGCTGAACCCTTTGGCCGGAAGCTGATCAAGGAACGTTTTAGTGCCGGAAGAATCAAGAATCGGTTGTTCCGCAGTGCCGCCGATATGGCCGAGAGTGTCATTGGTCTGCCAGGGCAGTTAAGGCAATTATCATCCATTATTAGCAAAGGCAAGCTGAGGCTGGAGATTAGTGTCCCTGAACTGGACGCACTCATGCGTAGAATGGACCAGATCAGTAATCGGCTGTCCTTCAGTATCGTGTTACTTGCCTTTTGTATCATTATGGTGGGCTTGATTATCGGTTCGTCGATCAGTCATCAGTCCACGATGCTGTGGGATATTCCGGTCATTGAGATTGGTTTCCTGGTGGCGATTCTGATGGTGGCTTTCCTGCTCTATTCGATATTCAAATCGGGAAGGTTCTAG
- a CDS encoding VWA domain-containing protein: MLRTRKIRWLSGTMVLLAILTLLLPQALLPQAAAAQAQTSGIDAVLVADVSNSMNTSDRDKISNEAMKMFIDMLPVQGDKVGIVAYTDQVEREKAMLEIQSDADKSSLKDFIDQLGRGPYTDVSVGVAEAVNILNHGADPSHSPMIVLLADGNNDFNKTKGRTQAQSDADLAKAVKEAQDQGIPVYTIGLNADGKLNKNALADLAQQTGGKSFITDTPDDLPQILSEIFADHAKLNVVKLPSVTGNGSYQEVTVNVPNDSVLEANISIMSSKPVEVQLTDPSGQAVDLNSDAAKLSTSKSYSLVKLLKPQEGDWKLRVKGAPKDSIDINLLFNYDLQLVVDPIKTKSYAKGDKVDLAAKLENGGQPLQDNDLYTDMKATLVVKDVDTGKSEEQPLENTGSGFAGTFEVPDNHNYELVIRAEEDSFYRESAPITINASGAAGSGSQPTTSGGEQDKPFPWLPVILGVIALIVVGVGAWFLMGWLKQKNRGFVGQMVVEIRDENTGDKSYPQYKKLVSFRGRFHLHQLLQLDPELKETEKYVFTPSNGDRIIIRNTAGGTLEKSGRAVDASSGVELKNGDRLSIPLQQADKTILIEYLV; encoded by the coding sequence ATGCTGCGGACACGCAAAATACGCTGGCTCAGCGGAACGATGGTTCTACTGGCAATTCTAACGCTACTGCTACCTCAAGCGTTGCTGCCACAAGCTGCAGCGGCTCAGGCACAGACAAGCGGAATCGATGCGGTACTTGTAGCCGATGTAAGTAACTCGATGAATACAAGTGACCGTGACAAGATCAGTAATGAAGCCATGAAAATGTTTATTGATATGCTGCCGGTCCAGGGGGACAAGGTAGGGATTGTCGCTTATACCGATCAGGTGGAGCGGGAAAAGGCTATGCTGGAGATTCAGTCCGATGCGGACAAGAGCAGTCTGAAAGATTTTATTGATCAGCTCGGCCGGGGGCCATATACCGATGTCTCAGTTGGTGTAGCCGAAGCCGTCAACATACTGAATCATGGTGCAGACCCATCCCACTCGCCAATGATCGTGCTGCTGGCGGATGGGAACAATGACTTTAACAAAACCAAAGGCCGTACACAGGCACAATCCGATGCTGATCTGGCAAAAGCCGTGAAGGAAGCACAGGATCAGGGTATTCCGGTGTATACGATTGGATTGAACGCCGATGGCAAGCTGAACAAGAATGCACTCGCAGACCTGGCCCAGCAGACCGGAGGCAAGTCATTCATTACCGATACGCCGGATGATCTGCCACAGATTCTGAGTGAGATCTTCGCCGATCATGCCAAACTGAATGTGGTGAAGCTGCCCTCTGTAACGGGAAACGGCAGTTATCAGGAAGTTACCGTGAATGTACCGAATGACAGTGTATTGGAAGCAAACATTTCGATCATGTCTTCGAAGCCGGTGGAAGTGCAATTGACGGACCCTTCCGGACAAGCCGTGGACCTGAACTCGGATGCAGCCAAGCTCTCGACGTCGAAGAGTTATTCACTCGTGAAGCTGTTGAAACCCCAAGAAGGAGACTGGAAACTTCGGGTAAAAGGGGCTCCGAAAGACAGCATCGATATCAACCTGTTGTTCAACTATGATCTTCAGCTCGTTGTGGACCCAATTAAGACCAAGTCCTATGCCAAAGGGGACAAGGTTGATCTTGCAGCCAAACTGGAGAATGGCGGTCAGCCACTCCAGGATAATGATCTGTATACAGATATGAAGGCCACGCTGGTTGTGAAAGATGTAGATACAGGTAAAAGCGAGGAACAACCGCTGGAAAACACAGGTTCTGGTTTTGCCGGAACGTTTGAAGTACCAGACAATCATAATTATGAATTGGTCATCCGTGCGGAAGAAGACAGCTTCTACCGTGAAAGTGCGCCAATCACGATCAACGCGAGCGGAGCAGCTGGAAGTGGATCTCAGCCGACAACGTCAGGCGGTGAACAGGACAAGCCGTTTCCTTGGTTACCTGTGATCCTGGGTGTTATAGCCCTGATTGTGGTCGGTGTTGGTGCCTGGTTCCTGATGGGTTGGCTGAAACAAAAAAACAGAGGATTTGTAGGCCAGATGGTTGTGGAGATTCGTGATGAGAACACAGGAGACAAGTCATATCCGCAATATAAAAAGCTGGTATCCTTCCGCGGCAGATTCCATCTGCATCAATTGTTGCAACTGGACCCTGAGCTGAAGGAAACCGAAAAATACGTATTTACGCCCAGCAATGGGGATCGAATTATAATCCGTAACACCGCAGGCGGTACGCTCGAGAAATCCGGTCGTGCAGTCGATGCAAGCTCAGGCGTTGAACTGAAGAACGGTGACCGACTGAGCATCCCGCTGCAACAGGCGGACAAAACGATTTTGATTGAATATCTGGTGTGA
- a CDS encoding endospore germination permease, which produces MNQSVTHRQIVLLVLLLSITGTLIQPHAQAIFYAEQHAYLSYVPVVLVMIVSMWMISRVQRRFPNQDLFEALADRFPLLGRLAGVMYILFFFFVFARDIRLIGDYVSITLLETTPISIVVLSLMIMAVFIVRGGLGSLIGMSELYVTLFLLNSVIVPFMLIQQVNMDNLMPYFHVDPVGVGKGSWYIFSFYGEMIALPFVVKGSDFRFKPVLWGIIISGLLMMLIMVETITSIGVPIASRLVYPSYELARQLQISDFLDRFDLALAAATLPTMITKIAFDLYFVCWGLKRMIPNVSGKVMTGPVALVGFVCAFWFFRNAIQLYRFTREWTWIAIVFEVLFPLVLFLFLRPRKKKTQESKDSVKDVEKGRKDSHGGELQPS; this is translated from the coding sequence ATGAATCAGAGTGTGACTCATCGACAGATCGTGTTGCTCGTGCTGCTGCTCAGTATTACGGGTACATTGATTCAACCCCATGCACAGGCCATTTTTTATGCGGAACAGCACGCTTACCTCTCGTATGTGCCAGTCGTTCTGGTGATGATTGTATCGATGTGGATGATCAGCCGGGTTCAACGGAGATTTCCGAACCAGGATCTGTTTGAAGCGCTAGCTGACAGGTTCCCCTTGTTGGGAAGGCTCGCAGGCGTAATGTACATTCTGTTTTTTTTCTTTGTATTTGCAAGAGATATCCGATTAATTGGTGATTACGTCAGCATAACCTTGCTAGAGACGACACCGATTTCCATTGTAGTATTGTCACTCATGATTATGGCGGTATTTATCGTCAGAGGTGGACTTGGTTCATTGATCGGCATGTCAGAATTGTATGTTACCTTGTTCCTGCTGAACTCTGTAATTGTGCCTTTCATGCTGATTCAGCAGGTGAATATGGATAATCTGATGCCCTACTTTCATGTCGATCCGGTGGGTGTAGGCAAAGGGAGTTGGTACATATTTTCTTTTTATGGAGAGATGATCGCATTGCCTTTCGTCGTCAAGGGCAGTGATTTTCGCTTCAAGCCTGTGCTATGGGGGATAATTATCTCGGGATTGCTGATGATGCTGATTATGGTGGAAACCATCACGTCGATTGGTGTACCTATCGCCTCCAGACTGGTATACCCTTCTTATGAACTGGCAAGGCAGCTGCAAATCAGTGACTTTCTGGACCGGTTTGACCTAGCACTTGCAGCGGCAACTTTGCCTACCATGATTACGAAGATTGCATTTGATCTGTATTTTGTCTGTTGGGGATTGAAGCGAATGATCCCGAACGTATCGGGAAAGGTCATGACAGGTCCGGTCGCGCTGGTGGGTTTTGTCTGTGCCTTCTGGTTTTTCAGAAACGCAATTCAGCTCTATCGATTTACCCGGGAATGGACATGGATCGCCATTGTATTTGAAGTGCTGTTTCCTCTCGTGCTCTTTCTTTTCCTTCGCCCTCGCAAAAAGAAGACACAAGAATCGAAAGATTCCGTGAAGGACGTGGAGAAAGGACGGAAGGATTCTCACGGTGGAGAACTCCAGCCTTCCTGA
- a CDS encoding ThuA domain-containing protein yields the protein MDHRKKALLLGDYTHPDWHPLQGVDAEISRIFHDTMTVQCSENRNMLLQENITGFDVCISYMDDWKGKVSPQQTAGLLSYVSNGGGLVIIHNGISLQNRYELKQMIGAKFLHHPAYAQLEFNVTAESHPVTEGITGFTMEEEAYQFEFGSFSETKVLLEYQSEEGPKPAVWAHRYGVGRIVYLMPGHHVPSFAHEMYRKLLLQAGKWAARYV from the coding sequence ATGGATCATCGTAAAAAAGCGTTGCTACTTGGCGATTATACACATCCGGATTGGCACCCGCTTCAGGGGGTGGATGCGGAGATTAGCCGAATTTTCCATGATACTATGACCGTGCAGTGCAGTGAGAACCGGAATATGCTGCTGCAAGAAAATATAACCGGATTTGATGTGTGTATCTCATACATGGACGATTGGAAAGGTAAAGTCTCTCCACAGCAGACAGCAGGCTTGTTGTCCTATGTGAGTAATGGAGGTGGACTGGTCATTATACATAACGGGATCTCGCTCCAAAATCGTTATGAACTCAAACAGATGATCGGTGCCAAGTTCCTGCATCATCCGGCTTATGCACAACTTGAATTCAACGTAACCGCGGAAAGCCATCCAGTGACGGAGGGCATTACCGGGTTTACGATGGAGGAAGAAGCATATCAGTTCGAGTTCGGTTCTTTTTCCGAAACGAAGGTATTGCTGGAATATCAATCTGAAGAAGGACCGAAGCCTGCAGTATGGGCACATCGATATGGTGTTGGACGCATTGTTTATCTTATGCCGGGTCACCATGTGCCGTCTTTTGCGCACGAAATGTACCGTAAATTACTCTTGCAAGCAGGCAAATGGGCTGCTCGTTACGTCTGA
- a CDS encoding SulP family inorganic anion transporter, which translates to MNTLKQQWFGNIRGDVLAGITVALALIPEAIAFSIIAGVDPMVGLYASITIAIVISIAGGRPGMISAATGAMAVLMVGLVKDYGVEYLFAATILTGIIQFLLGIFKVGRFITFVPHSVLTGFVNALAILIFMAQLTHFTGANWIMYAMVAGTLAIVYILPRFFKGIPAPLIAIVVMTIITLVFHLDVRTVGDMGNITSTLPMFHLPNIAWTWDTLMILLPYSFTMALVGLLESLLTATIVDEMTETKSSKNREVRGQGIANFVNGLFGGMGGCAMIGQSVINVKSGGRGRLSTFTAGAFLAILLLLFSGVVKQVPMGALVGVMFMVCIGTFDWSSIKNIARVPRAEAFVMIVTVAIVVYTHDLSIGVMVGVVLSVLHFGWKQTKIRVQASQEQGQKVYRVHGPFFFGSSSRFVDEFDAEADPKEITIDFGGSHIWDNTAVVAIGKVKFKYAKLGKTVHLRGLNEESTRILERSGFATAGGHGS; encoded by the coding sequence ATGAATACTTTAAAACAACAATGGTTTGGCAACATTCGCGGAGACGTGCTGGCAGGCATTACGGTAGCGCTGGCGTTAATTCCGGAAGCCATTGCGTTCTCCATCATTGCGGGTGTTGATCCGATGGTCGGATTATACGCTTCGATTACGATTGCGATTGTGATCTCGATTGCTGGTGGAAGACCAGGCATGATCTCGGCGGCAACCGGTGCCATGGCGGTACTGATGGTTGGACTCGTCAAGGATTATGGCGTGGAATATCTTTTTGCGGCGACGATTTTGACGGGCATTATCCAGTTTCTACTGGGCATATTTAAGGTTGGACGGTTTATTACGTTTGTGCCTCATTCGGTACTGACCGGATTCGTGAATGCACTGGCTATCCTGATCTTTATGGCGCAGTTAACCCACTTCACGGGAGCGAACTGGATTATGTATGCGATGGTGGCGGGCACGCTGGCGATCGTCTATATTTTGCCTCGGTTTTTCAAAGGCATACCAGCTCCACTGATTGCAATCGTTGTAATGACGATTATTACCTTGGTGTTCCATCTCGACGTAAGAACAGTCGGCGACATGGGGAATATAACGAGTACTCTGCCGATGTTCCACTTGCCGAATATTGCATGGACTTGGGACACGCTGATGATTCTGCTGCCATATTCATTCACCATGGCACTGGTTGGTTTGCTGGAATCCCTGCTGACCGCAACCATCGTGGATGAAATGACGGAGACCAAGAGCAGCAAGAACCGTGAAGTGCGTGGTCAGGGTATCGCGAATTTTGTGAACGGCTTGTTTGGCGGCATGGGCGGCTGTGCGATGATTGGGCAGTCGGTCATTAATGTGAAGTCTGGCGGACGTGGAAGATTATCTACGTTTACTGCGGGTGCGTTTCTCGCGATCCTGTTGCTGCTGTTTAGCGGTGTGGTGAAACAGGTACCGATGGGTGCGCTCGTCGGTGTGATGTTTATGGTGTGTATCGGAACATTCGACTGGAGTTCCATCAAAAATATTGCTCGCGTGCCGCGCGCGGAAGCCTTTGTCATGATCGTGACGGTGGCGATTGTGGTCTATACTCACGATCTGTCGATCGGGGTCATGGTCGGCGTTGTGCTCAGTGTGCTGCATTTTGGCTGGAAACAGACCAAGATCCGTGTACAGGCGAGCCAGGAGCAAGGGCAGAAGGTATATCGGGTTCACGGACCATTCTTCTTTGGCTCTTCGTCACGATTCGTGGATGAGTTCGATGCAGAGGCCGATCCGAAGGAGATCACGATTGATTTCGGAGGGTCACATATCTGGGACAATACTGCGGTTGTGGCTATTGGCAAAGTGAAGTTCAAATACGCGAAGCTTGGTAAAACCGTGCACCTACGAGGGTTGAACGAAGAGAGCACTCGCATTCTTGAACGGAGTGGATTTGCTACAGCGGGCGGGCACGGTTCATAA
- a CDS encoding uroporphyrinogen-III synthase, translated as MAQHLAGVRVALTGPRKSKEMSILVEKMGGIPLVRPAQGTVFLDDRSIRDGLVSWISDPPDWAVLTTGMGLDALFEMAEDMEVAGKLLDVLSESSIAARGYKTVNALKKRKLTPLVRDDDGSTDGLIREFTPHDLAGKKVMLQLHGETAPKLVAWLEEQGAIVRQVLPYRHVPPEAAELEQLLNEIVQHEVDAVAFTSGPQVRFLTEYAASQDKLEPMLAAFRQGVIPASVGKVTANSMREEGIEALVIPEEEKMGALIVELGRYFAAGRAAKIRD; from the coding sequence ATGGCTCAACATTTGGCAGGTGTGCGTGTAGCATTGACAGGACCACGAAAATCGAAAGAAATGTCCATACTGGTTGAAAAAATGGGTGGAATCCCGCTTGTGCGACCGGCACAGGGGACCGTATTCCTGGATGATCGGAGTATCAGGGATGGGCTGGTATCCTGGATCTCAGACCCGCCAGATTGGGCGGTATTAACGACGGGTATGGGATTGGATGCATTGTTTGAAATGGCTGAGGATATGGAAGTGGCGGGAAAATTACTGGATGTATTATCGGAATCCTCAATTGCGGCAAGGGGATACAAGACAGTGAATGCGCTCAAAAAGCGCAAGCTAACACCGCTGGTACGAGATGATGATGGCAGCACGGACGGGCTCATTCGAGAATTCACCCCACATGATCTCGCAGGGAAAAAGGTTATGTTGCAGCTTCATGGGGAGACCGCTCCCAAACTTGTAGCCTGGTTGGAAGAACAAGGAGCGATCGTTCGACAAGTGCTCCCTTATCGGCATGTACCTCCGGAAGCGGCAGAGCTGGAACAGCTTTTGAATGAGATTGTACAGCACGAGGTTGATGCTGTTGCCTTCACGAGCGGGCCTCAGGTCCGGTTCCTGACCGAATATGCGGCATCGCAGGACAAGCTTGAACCGATGCTTGCAGCCTTCAGACAAGGCGTAATCCCTGCCTCTGTAGGGAAAGTCACTGCAAACTCCATGCGTGAAGAAGGCATCGAGGCACTGGTCATTCCGGAGGAAGAGAAGATGGGCGCACTCATCGTTGAACTCGGACGTTACTTTGCAGCAGGGCGTGCGGCCAAGATTAGAGATTAG
- a CDS encoding phasin family protein, producing the protein MSDLFKKAISLGLGLTVVSKEKIEKTVDDLVKRGELAPGESKALVERLLERGDEEQGQLKRVIQEQVKRVLQEAGVASESDVTSLEQRVAVLEKKLAELGHSPQLQPDESPAPLEVPPPLKGNEIE; encoded by the coding sequence ATGAGCGATTTGTTCAAAAAGGCGATCTCGTTAGGGCTTGGTCTTACTGTCGTAAGCAAAGAAAAAATTGAGAAAACCGTGGATGATTTGGTCAAGCGCGGGGAACTTGCGCCTGGTGAATCCAAAGCGTTGGTTGAACGCCTGTTGGAACGGGGCGATGAAGAGCAAGGACAGCTCAAGCGGGTGATTCAGGAACAGGTTAAACGAGTGCTTCAGGAAGCTGGTGTAGCATCAGAAAGTGATGTAACCAGTCTGGAACAGCGCGTTGCCGTCCTGGAGAAAAAACTTGCCGAACTGGGCCACTCACCACAGCTTCAACCTGATGAATCCCCGGCTCCACTTGAAGTTCCTCCTCCTCTCAAAGGAAACGAGATCGAGTAG
- a CDS encoding SDR family oxidoreductase, protein MRTVCVTGAARGLGLALTAQMLKRGYLVYAAGLDVEDSEGIRVLAEGYPDHLRAIELDISDDLSVALFTETLKLDTNHLDMLINNAAILGSITDHIRGPLNMAEMAEVFNVNTLGTLRVTHSLLPLLLQGQVKLIVDISSEAGSIEQCSRDGWYAYCMSKAALNMQARLVHNGLKDEGGQVMLVHPGWVQSYMRGELDASADLTPEQSAQHIAVLIDRHEQFKGDQPAYVDYKGDSLPW, encoded by the coding sequence ATGAGAACCGTATGTGTAACTGGAGCTGCCCGGGGTTTGGGATTGGCTTTGACGGCACAGATGCTCAAGAGAGGTTATCTCGTGTATGCGGCGGGTCTGGACGTGGAAGATTCCGAGGGAATTCGTGTGCTTGCAGAAGGGTATCCAGACCATCTGCGCGCGATCGAATTGGATATCTCGGACGACCTGTCGGTAGCTCTGTTCACAGAGACATTGAAGCTGGATACGAATCATCTGGATATGCTGATCAATAATGCGGCTATACTAGGAAGTATTACGGATCATATCCGCGGGCCGTTGAATATGGCGGAGATGGCTGAAGTATTTAATGTAAATACGCTAGGTACACTGCGTGTGACTCATTCCCTGTTACCCCTCCTTCTTCAAGGACAGGTCAAGCTGATTGTTGATATCTCTTCCGAGGCTGGAAGTATAGAGCAATGCAGTCGGGATGGCTGGTATGCCTATTGTATGTCCAAAGCTGCTTTGAACATGCAGGCCCGTCTTGTGCACAATGGTCTGAAAGATGAAGGCGGACAAGTGATGCTTGTGCATCCTGGTTGGGTACAGAGTTATATGCGGGGAGAATTGGATGCTTCTGCGGATCTCACGCCCGAGCAATCTGCACAGCATATCGCAGTACTTATCGACCGCCATGAACAGTTTAAAGGAGATCAGCCCGCATATGTGGACTACAAGGGAGACTCGCTCCCCTGGTAG